The following proteins are co-located in the Dromiciops gliroides isolate mDroGli1 chromosome 2, mDroGli1.pri, whole genome shotgun sequence genome:
- the DNAJC5G gene encoding dnaJ homolog subfamily C member 5G isoform X4 — MTQRRQEVYQLYKTGETLYEVLELPQGATPEEISKAYRKLARKYHPDKNPEDPNAAERFKEINAAHSVLADPDQRHIYNLYGDKGLYMANRYGPETLKVYFIVTKWWFKCLVLLCTLLSCCCCCCCCCFCCGMNLPPEYHYFKCNGDLQTHPPETEFSNLNEGGGEEEEKEDDDDEDNKEEAQNAETEKQQYSRKREEAEANN, encoded by the exons ATGACACAAAGACGTCAGGAAGTCTATCAGCTGTACAAAACTGGAGAAACCCTCTATGAAGTGCTAGAGCTGCCTCAGGGAGCAACACCTGAGGAGATCAGTAAAGCCTACAG GAAATTGGCACGGAAGTACCACCCAGACAAGAATCCAGAAGACCCTAATGCAGCAGAGCGGTTCAAAGAGATCAATGCAGCCCATTCGGTACTTGCAGATCCTGATCAGCGCCACATCTACAATCTGTATGGCGACAAGGGTTTATACATGGCTAACCGATATGGCCCAGAAACTCTCAAAGTCTATTTCATTGTAACCAAGTGGTGGTTCAAG TGCCTGGTCCTCTTGTGTACACTTCTttcttgttgctgctgctgctgctgctgctgtttttgcTGTGGGATGAACTTACCACCAGAATATCATTATTTTAAGTGTAACGGTGATCTACAGACACACCCTCCAGAGACAG AATTCTCCAATCtgaatgaaggaggaggagaagaagaagaaaaagaagatgacgATGATGAAGACAACAAAGAAGAGGCACAGAATGCAGAAACTGAAAAGCAACAGTAttcaaggaaaagagaagaggctgAGGCAAATAATTAG
- the TRIM54 gene encoding tripartite motif-containing protein 54 isoform X2, which translates to MNFAVGFKPLLGDAHSMDNLEKQLICPICLEMFSKPVVILPCQHNLCRKCANDVFQASNPLWQSRGSTTVSSGGRFRCPSCRHEVVLDRHGVYGLQRNLLVENIIDIYKQESSRPLHSKAEQHLMCEEHEEEKINIYCLSCEVPTCSLCKVFGAHKDCEVAPLPNIYKRQKSELSDGIAMLVAGNDRVQAVITQMEEVCQTIEDNSRRQKQLLGQRFETLCAVLEERKAELLQALAREQEQKLQRVRGLIRQYGDHLEASSKLVESAIQSMEEPQMALYLQQAKELIKKGFWGRRRRGIGAGRRGWECWS; encoded by the exons ATGAACTTCGCAGTGGGTTTCAAGCCGCTGCTGGGGGATGCACACAGCATGGATAACCTGGAGAAGCAACTCATCTGCCCCATCTGCCTGGAGATGTTCTCCAAGCCAGTGGTGATCCTACCTTGCCAGCACAACCTATGCCGCAAGTGTGCCAATGATGTCTTCCAG GCCTCAAATCCTCTGTGGCAATCCCGGGGTTCTACCACAGTGTCCTCTGGGGGACGGTTCCGCTGCCCATCCTGTAGGCATGAGGTTGTTCTGGATAGACATGGTGTCTATGGACTGCAGCGCAACCTACTGGTGGAGAATATCATTGACATTTACAAGCAGGAGTCTTCACG GCCCCTGCATTCTAAGGCAGAGCAGCACCTAATGTGTGAGGAGCATGAGGAGGAAAAGATTAACATCTATTGCCTAAGCTGTGAGGTGCCCACCTGCTCCCTCTGCAAGGTGTTTGGTGCTCACAAGGACTGTGAGGTGGCACCACTGCCCAATATCTACAAACGTCAGAAG AGTGAGCTGAGCGATGGTATTGCCATGCTGGTGGCTGGAAATGACCGGGTCCAGGCAGTCATTACTCAGATGGAAGAAGTGTGCCAGACTATTGAA GACAACAGCCGCAGGCAGAAGCAACTACTGGGACAGAGGTTTGAGACATTGTGTGCTGTGCTGGAAGAGAGGAAAGCAGAACTGCTTCAGGCCCTTGCTCGGGAGCAGGAGCAGAAGCTTCAGCGGGTTCGAGGGCTCATCCGTCAATATGGAGACCACTTGGAAGCCTCATCCAAGCTTGTGGAGTCTGCCATTCAGTCCATGGAAGAGCCACAGATGGCTCTCTACCTCCAG CAGGCCAAGGAGCTGATTAAAAA GGGGTtctggggaagaagaagaagaggaattgGTGCTGGAAGGAGAGGATGGGAGTGCTGGAGCTGA
- the TRIM54 gene encoding tripartite motif-containing protein 54 isoform X1 yields MNFAVGFKPLLGDAHSMDNLEKQLICPICLEMFSKPVVILPCQHNLCRKCANDVFQASNPLWQSRGSTTVSSGGRFRCPSCRHEVVLDRHGVYGLQRNLLVENIIDIYKQESSRPLHSKAEQHLMCEEHEEEKINIYCLSCEVPTCSLCKVFGAHKDCEVAPLPNIYKRQKSELSDGIAMLVAGNDRVQAVITQMEEVCQTIEDNSRRQKQLLGQRFETLCAVLEERKAELLQALAREQEQKLQRVRGLIRQYGDHLEASSKLVESAIQSMEEPQMALYLQQAKELIKKVGDMAKVELAGRPEPGYESMEQFSVSVEHVAEMLRTIDFQTGGSGEEEEEELVLEGEDGSAGAEEERLEASEGLH; encoded by the exons ATGAACTTCGCAGTGGGTTTCAAGCCGCTGCTGGGGGATGCACACAGCATGGATAACCTGGAGAAGCAACTCATCTGCCCCATCTGCCTGGAGATGTTCTCCAAGCCAGTGGTGATCCTACCTTGCCAGCACAACCTATGCCGCAAGTGTGCCAATGATGTCTTCCAG GCCTCAAATCCTCTGTGGCAATCCCGGGGTTCTACCACAGTGTCCTCTGGGGGACGGTTCCGCTGCCCATCCTGTAGGCATGAGGTTGTTCTGGATAGACATGGTGTCTATGGACTGCAGCGCAACCTACTGGTGGAGAATATCATTGACATTTACAAGCAGGAGTCTTCACG GCCCCTGCATTCTAAGGCAGAGCAGCACCTAATGTGTGAGGAGCATGAGGAGGAAAAGATTAACATCTATTGCCTAAGCTGTGAGGTGCCCACCTGCTCCCTCTGCAAGGTGTTTGGTGCTCACAAGGACTGTGAGGTGGCACCACTGCCCAATATCTACAAACGTCAGAAG AGTGAGCTGAGCGATGGTATTGCCATGCTGGTGGCTGGAAATGACCGGGTCCAGGCAGTCATTACTCAGATGGAAGAAGTGTGCCAGACTATTGAA GACAACAGCCGCAGGCAGAAGCAACTACTGGGACAGAGGTTTGAGACATTGTGTGCTGTGCTGGAAGAGAGGAAAGCAGAACTGCTTCAGGCCCTTGCTCGGGAGCAGGAGCAGAAGCTTCAGCGGGTTCGAGGGCTCATCCGTCAATATGGAGACCACTTGGAAGCCTCATCCAAGCTTGTGGAGTCTGCCATTCAGTCCATGGAAGAGCCACAGATGGCTCTCTACCTCCAG CAGGCCAAGGAGCTGATTAAAAA GGTTGGGGACATGGCAAAGGTGGAGTTGGCTGGGCGGCCAGAACCAGGCTATGAAAGCATGGAACAGTTCTCAGTGAGCGTGGAACATGTGGCTGAGATGCTCCGGACAATTGACTTCCAGACTG GGGGTtctggggaagaagaagaagaggaattgGTGCTGGAAGGAGAGGATGGGAGTGCTGGAGCTGAGGAAGAGAGACTGGAAGCTTCAGAGG GTCTGCACTGA
- the UCN gene encoding urocortin — protein sequence MRRPGRTALLAALLLLLVQLRPGSGGPGTLEAVSPSDKGLDRSLRWSPRNQAGGARALLLLLTERFPRLAAGTGTLSAPLGYRPKPKRDEPSLSIDLTFHLLRTLLELARTQSQRERAEQNRLIFDSVGK from the coding sequence ATGAGGCGGCCAGGACGTACGGCTCTGTTGGCGGCACTGCTGCTTCTCTTAGTCCAGCTGCGCCCGGGAAGTGGCGGCCCGGGGACTCTGGAGGCGGTGTCCCCCAGCGACAAGGGTCTAGACCGGAGTTTGCGGTGGAGTCCCAGGAACCAGGCCGGGGGAGCCCGTGCCCTCCTCCTACTCCTGACCGAACGTTTCCCACGTTTGGCCGCTGGGACGGGCACCCTGTCTGCGCCCCTGGGCTATCGGCCCAAGCCCAAACGGGACGAACCTTCTCTCTCGATCGACCTGACCTTCCACCTGCTGCGGACCCTGCTGGAGCTGGCACGGACGCAGAGCCAGAGGGAGCGCGCTGAGCAGAACCGGCTCATCTTCGACTCGGTGGGCAAGTGA